A stretch of DNA from Gammaproteobacteria bacterium:
GGTTGGAAGCTTTGTGAATATAAGGTGTTCACCAAGACCTACTCTATTGGCCGTGATCAAATGATTGTTTTCATAATCACCGTGATAGCGGTATTGGCGACCGATTTGTTAATTGGTATTTTGATTGGTATAGCGGCAGAAATTATCATACTGTTGTATCTGTTGACCCCGTCATTTCGCTTTATTTTGAATGGTCGTTTAACCGCTACACAATCATTAGTTTTTCTGTGGAAAAATTTCAAGACGTTGTTTGCTGACCCGGTTATTAAATACGAAAAATCAGAGCGTGATGGCAAGGTGCACCATGAGCTGTCGCTGTCATCTGTCGTCTGTTTTAATTTGTTACCTTTGGATAAAATTCTTGACAACTTGCCTAATAACGAAGGGGTGACACTGACCATTACCGAATCAAGTCATATCATTGACCATACGGGTATGGAATATCTGCACCAGTTTCAAGAAGAATGTGTGCGTGATAAACGCCCATGTGAGGTATTAGGGCTAGAGAATTTTCATCAGTTCACCAAGCATCCCTTATCTGCCCGTATGCAAGATGCCATTCTTGTTAAAGAAGAAGCAAGGCGCACTACGCGTGAGCTGGCGATGGAAAAAATTGCTGCCCAGCAGGGTTTAACGTTTAATGCTGAAATCACCAACACTCTAAATAAAGAAGACTTTATTTATTTGCGCCGGGGTTCAGATAAAGAAGAAAGTAACGTCATGCAGGGTGAGTATGATGGTTGTAAAGTCAGATTGTTTGATTATAGTCATACCTCAGCACCAAATTATTATTCTAAGCATTGGCGTACCCTGGTTACTGCTAACTGCGTTATGGCTAATGTACCTGATTTTGTTATCGCGCCTGGACATTACCTGGAACGCTACTTAACTGGCTACAACAGCAAGGTATTGATAGGTAAGACTGATTCGAGCAGCGAATATCGCCTTTATACTAGCGACAATGTTGATGCATCGACCTATGTTTCAGATGAGTTGCAGAGTTTCTTGATGCAGCATCCCCAGTTTTATATCGAGATGCGTGACGGTGTCATATTGGCCTATAACTGCAGCGAAGAGTTGGCTGACACAGAACAAGTTGCTTTACTGCTTTCGGTTGCAGGAATTGTTCAACGCTCATGCGCGAGTAGAGAAGGCTAGCCCATAGCATAAATAGTGAGTAGCTTAGACAATGTAAGTTGGCGTAACAAAGCGTTGTTTTAATGCTTATGGTGAGAAAGAAGAAACCGGTTTGTTGTTGGGCGATTGACTCTATGAATAGGGCTAGCTATCACCACTTTAACCTGCCCGTTGGCGCTATTTGTTAAGTGTTTTAGTTTCGAACTGCAACTTTTTCAGAACCTGCCTCAGTTTTAGTAATTCTGAAGAATCCAGTTTAACCCCGAAATTTTCTTGTATAGACTGACTATATACAGGCCACATTTTTTTCATTTTTTTTATACCTTCGCCAGTAATTTTTACTCTATTTCCGCGACCATCCTCAGTACACGCATAGCGCGCAACAAGATGATTTTTCTCCAACCTGTCGATCAAGCGCGAAAGATTATGTTTGCTCAACAATATTTTTTCACCAATTTCATATTGACGCAGCCCAATGGATTTTTCTCTATTTAGTTCCAGAAGGACATCGTACCAAGCGAGAGGCGGTAATCCGCCACTTTTAAGGGAACTTTCTACCCTTTCTATCAATAGTCGATGTGCTCGGTGTAATTGTATCCAAGCTTGTACGGCTTCTTTATCTATTTTTTTATTCATTTTCAAAGACTATCTCAAAATTGTTGCAATTACAATCATATTAAGGTAGCCTTTATTTGGTTGCATTTACAACCACTAAAAGAGCAGGAGAATGAATATGAGCCGCATAATTACTCGCGAACAAATTAAAGAGAACCTTGATAACAATGTACCAATGATAATTATTGAGGCACTGCCCAAAAAATACTTTGACTCTGAGCACCTACCGTCAGCTTTGAATATTCCACATGATGAGATACAGCAAAAAGTACCAGAGTTACTGACAGACAAGGACGCTCTTCTTGTTGTGTACTGTGCCAGTATAGAGTGTAAAAACTCGAAAATAGCAACGGACACATTGCTACAGATGGGATACACAAATGCCTATGAGTATGTGGAAGGTAAAAAACACTGGCTTGAAGCTAATTTCCCCACCGAATCAGCAATGTGATGTATTGATGACTTCTATAGACGACAGATTTGGGCCAGATGCTGCATTACTTTTACGCTTAGGATTGGGAGTAATGTGGATATCACATGCACTCTTGAAGTGGTTTGTGTTTACAATTCCGGGCTTTTCAACATGGCTTGGAACTCAAGGCATACCTGTATTTATGGCATACCCCGTATTTTTGTTTGAGCTTATCGGCGGCATAATGATTTTGATCGGATTTTATGGTCGATATGTTTCGGCAGTATTGATGCCCGTTATGTTTGTTGCTGCGTGGACACACTTTCCTAACGGCTGGTTATTTACCAATGAAGGCGGGGGTTGGGAATATCCAATATTTTTATTGTTAGCCTCAACGGTGCATATTCTTCTTGGTGATGGCAGATTTGCTATACGCACCA
This window harbors:
- a CDS encoding SulP family inorganic anion transporter yields the protein MTEAPQNGLKGLKHWRYDLLAGMQVALVSLPLSLGIAIASGAPPVTGLVSAIIAGLIFPFLGGAYVTISGPAAGLAPALLSGMLVLGGGDLAVGYPLLLVAICLTGLVQIVLAFMNAGRFAIFLPVTVVEAMLAAIGLIIIIKQIPALIGADVPAAKSMLATASKLPGAFLQIQWQVFAIGIITLFLIFYLNKSKYTWMRKVPAPLVVTILGIIMASAFGLDAKYLITMPENILEGGITLPDFSGVFSNPDLYWSILVVVITLTLIDGVESLATIKAVDKIDPFQRKSDPNVTLRAMGVSNTASSLFGGLTIIPGGIKSRTNIDAGGRTLWANFYNAIFLLIFLFIATDIISLVPLAAIASILIYVGWKLCEYKVFTKTYSIGRDQMIVFIITVIAVLATDLLIGILIGIAAEIIILLYLLTPSFRFILNGRLTATQSLVFLWKNFKTLFADPVIKYEKSERDGKVHHELSLSSVVCFNLLPLDKILDNLPNNEGVTLTITESSHIIDHTGMEYLHQFQEECVRDKRPCEVLGLENFHQFTKHPLSARMQDAILVKEEARRTTRELAMEKIAAQQGLTFNAEITNTLNKEDFIYLRRGSDKEESNVMQGEYDGCKVRLFDYSHTSAPNYYSKHWRTLVTANCVMANVPDFVIAPGHYLERYLTGYNSKVLIGKTDSSSEYRLYTSDNVDASTYVSDELQSFLMQHPQFYIEMRDGVILAYNCSEELADTEQVALLLSVAGIVQRSCASREG
- a CDS encoding MarR family transcriptional regulator, yielding MNKKIDKEAVQAWIQLHRAHRLLIERVESSLKSGGLPPLAWYDVLLELNREKSIGLRQYEIGEKILLSKHNLSRLIDRLEKNHLVARYACTEDGRGNRVKITGEGIKKMKKMWPVYSQSIQENFGVKLDSSELLKLRQVLKKLQFETKTLNK
- a CDS encoding rhodanese-like domain-containing protein, which codes for MSRIITREQIKENLDNNVPMIIIEALPKKYFDSEHLPSALNIPHDEIQQKVPELLTDKDALLVVYCASIECKNSKIATDTLLQMGYTNAYEYVEGKKHWLEANFPTESAM
- a CDS encoding DoxX family protein, whose amino-acid sequence is MTSIDDRFGPDAALLLRLGLGVMWISHALLKWFVFTIPGFSTWLGTQGIPVFMAYPVFLFELIGGIMILIGFYGRYVSAVLMPVMFVAAWTHFPNGWLFTNEGGGWEYPIFLLLASTVHILLGDGRFAIRTRQNLLTTK